One Nocardiopsis gilva YIM 90087 genomic window, CGGCCCCGCAGAGCGGGGCCGGTGCGGTCGCCGACCGGCGTGCGGCGGTCGACCCTAGGGTCGACCGCGGCAGGTCACCGGTGCGTCGTCTCCAGCGGTGGAGTGGTCAGCCCCTGGTGTCGTCGGAGCCGCCGGGGAAGTCGGGGCGGTCCTCGACGGGGGTGTCGTCCTGCGTGCCCTGCCCGGGGGTGACGACATCGCCGATGCCGACCTTGAGCAGCCGGATCCGGGCGCCGGGCGAGATCTCCAGTTCGACCTCGTTCTCCCGGACCTCGACCACGGTGCCGTAGAACCCGGCCTTGGTGAGCACCTCCACCCCCGGCCGCAGGGTGCTCTGCATCTGGTTCTCCTGCTGGCGCCGCTTCTGCTGCGGGCGCAGGATCAGCAGCCAGAAGACGACCGCGATGAGCAGGAACGGGAGGATCATCCCAAGGATGCTGCCGCCGTCCTGCTGGGCGGCCGCTGCGAGAATGTCATGGCCCTGCACGGGGTGTCCTTCCTTACGTCTTTCCTCGTGGCCACCGCCACGCGGGCGTGGGACGCGAACGTCGCGCCCTGGTCAACGGGCGACGCGGGGCACATGTTCCCGGTCGCCCGCGCTCGCCGTTCCCTACGGCGCTCCCGGCCGCGAGGTGGGGGCGGCCTCGCTCCGGTGAGGTCCGCCACTTCAGCTTACGCGCTTCACAGCCGGCAGAAACCTGGAGGTCAGGACGGGTCCGGTGGTTCCACCGGCGCGGCGTCGGAGATCCCGGCACCGAACGCGGCGTCGGGCGGCGGGGTGAGGCCCATGTGCGCCCATGCCTCGGGGGTGGCCACGCGTCCGCGCGGCGTGCGGGCGATCAGTCCGGAGCGCACCAGGAATGGCTCGGCCACGACCTCCACGGTCTCGGGCTCCTCCCCCACCGACACCGCGAGGGTGGACAGCCCGACCGGTCCGCCGCGGAACCGGCGCATCAGGGCGTCGAGCACGGCGCGGTCCAGCCGGTCGAGGCCCTGGTCGTCGACCTCGTAGAGGGTGAGGGCGGCGCGGGCGGTGCCGAGGGTGAGGTGGCCGTCGCCGTGCACCTCGGCGTAGTCGCGCACGCGCCGCAGCAGCCGGTTGGCGATGCGCGGCGTCCCGCGCGAGCGCCCGGCGATCTCGACGGCGGCGTCGTCCTCCAGGTCCACCCCGAGCAGCCCGGCCGATCGGCGCAGGATGTGTTCGAGCTCGTCGGCCCGGTAGAAGTCCATCTGCGCGGTGAACCCGAAGCGGTCGCGCAGCGGGGCGGGCAGCAGCCCGGCCCGGGTGGTGGCGCCGACGAGGGTGAACGGCGCGATGTCGATCGGGATGGCAGTCGCCCCGGGCCCCTTGCCGACGACGACGTCGACGCGGAAGTCCTCCATGGCGACGTACAGCATCTCCTCGGCGGGCCGCGCCATGCGGTGGATCTCGTCGAGGAAGAGCACCTCGCCCTCCTGCAGGGTGGACAGCACCGCCGCGAGGTCGCCGGAGCGCTCGATGGCGGGGCCGGAGGTGATCCGCAGCGGGGCGCCGAGCTCGGCCGCGATGATCATGGCGAGCGTGGTCTTGCCGAGGCCCGGCCCGCCCGACATCAGGATGTGGTCGGGGGCCCGGCCGCGCCGCTGGGCGCCGCGCAGCACCAGGGACAGCTGCTCGCGGACGCGTTCCTGGCCGACGAAGTCCTCCAACCGCTTGGGCCGCAGGGCGCCCTCGACGGCCCGGTCGTCCAGGTCGGCGTCGGGTGAGACCATCTCACGTTCGTGCTCGGTCATGGCGGAGGCGGTTTCCTTTCTCCGGGCTCGAGCCCGCGGTGGTCAGGGGGCGGGGTGGCGCGGTCCACCCCCGGCGGCCGCCGCCCGGGCGGTGGGTCAGGCCCGGCTGAGGCTGCGCAGGGCGCTGCGCAGGAGGACGGCGACGTCGGGGTGTTCGTCGGCCTCGGGGGCGACGGTGTCGGCGGCGGCCTCGGCGTCCTTGGTCGACCAGCCGAGGTTGACCAGCCCCGAGACCACCTGGGGGCGCCACGGCGCGGTCACCGCGAGGCTGGGGGCGGCCGCGCCGTCGCCCGCGACCGGGACACTCGCCGGCACGCCGAGCTTGTCCCGCAGTTCCAACACGATGCGCTGGGCGCCCTTCTTGCCGATGCCCGGCACGCGGGTAAGCGCGGCGGTGTCCTCGGCGGCCACGGCCTGGCGCAGGGCGTCGGGGGTGTGCACGGCGAGCATGGCCATCGCGAGCCGGGGTCCGACGCCGCTGGCGGTCTGGACGCGTTCGAACACGTCGCGCTCGTCGTCGTCGGCGAAGCCGTAGAGGGTGAGGGAGTCCTCGCGGACCACGAGGGAGGTGGCGACCGTCGCGCTGTCGCCCACCCGGAGCGTGGCGAGGGTGGCGGGGGTGCAGTGCACGGTCATCCCGACGCCGCCCACCTCGATGACGGCGGTTTCGATGCTCCGGGCCGCCACGCGGCCGCTGAGGAACGCGATCACGGCTTCCCTCTTCCTCTCTGGTTGCTGCTGGGGTGGTTCCGATGGCGCGGGAGGTGGGCGGGGCCCCGGCCGTCCGTCATCTCCGGACGCGCCGCGCCATCTCGACCTTGCGCGCGAACTCCTGCTGGGCCTTGGCCACCCGGTCCTGGGCGCCGCCCCGCCAGATGTGGCAGATGGCCAGCGCGACCGCGTCGGCGGCGTCGGCGGGCTTGGGCGCGGTGTCGAGGTTGAGCAGCCGCGCCACCATGTGCTGCACCTGGGCCTTCTCGGCGCGGCCGCTGCCGGTCACCGCCGCCTTGACCTCGCTGGGGGTGTGCAGGACAACGGGCAGGCCGCGGCGGGCCGCGCAGGTGATGGCGATGGCGCTGGCCTGGGCGGTGCCCATCACCGTGCTGACGTTGTGCTGGGCGAAGACGCGCTCGACCGCGACCGCGTCGGGGCGGTGCTCGGTCAGCCACGCCTCCATGCCCTCCTCGATTCCCAGGAGCCGGTCGGGCAGGTCGGTGTCGGCCGCGGTGCGGACGACACCCGCGGCGACGAAGCGCAGCGGCCGTCCGATCGCGCCGTCGACGACGCCGACGCCGCACCGGGTGAGCCCCGGGTCGACTCCCAGAACCCGCACGCGGAATCCTCCGTTGTCCTCGAAAGGGTGGTGGCCCTGGACGCAGGGCGCACGCTGTCTCGAAAAAGGGGGCGCAACGGGCATCGAACGCCCGTTCGCAGGCTGAGCCTACCGTCACGTGCGGACAGCGGGAGATCCCGACATGCGCGGGACGACCGCCCCGCGCATGTCCGGAGTGAACGGGACCGCCGCGCGGTCCGCGGTGGACGTCACG contains:
- the ruvC gene encoding crossover junction endodeoxyribonuclease RuvC, with amino-acid sequence MRVLGVDPGLTRCGVGVVDGAIGRPLRFVAAGVVRTAADTDLPDRLLGIEEGMEAWLTEHRPDAVAVERVFAQHNVSTVMGTAQASAIAITCAARRGLPVVLHTPSEVKAAVTGSGRAEKAQVQHMVARLLNLDTAPKPADAADAVALAICHIWRGGAQDRVAKAQQEFARKVEMARRVRR
- the ruvA gene encoding Holliday junction branch migration protein RuvA, translated to MIAFLSGRVAARSIETAVIEVGGVGMTVHCTPATLATLRVGDSATVATSLVVREDSLTLYGFADDDERDVFERVQTASGVGPRLAMAMLAVHTPDALRQAVAAEDTAALTRVPGIGKKGAQRIVLELRDKLGVPASVPVAGDGAAAPSLAVTAPWRPQVVSGLVNLGWSTKDAEAAADTVAPEADEHPDVAVLLRSALRSLSRA
- the yajC gene encoding preprotein translocase subunit YajC, with translation MQGHDILAAAAQQDGGSILGMILPFLLIAVVFWLLILRPQQKRRQQENQMQSTLRPGVEVLTKAGFYGTVVEVRENEVELEISPGARIRLLKVGIGDVVTPGQGTQDDTPVEDRPDFPGGSDDTRG
- the ruvB gene encoding Holliday junction branch migration DNA helicase RuvB — protein: MTEHEREMVSPDADLDDRAVEGALRPKRLEDFVGQERVREQLSLVLRGAQRRGRAPDHILMSGGPGLGKTTLAMIIAAELGAPLRITSGPAIERSGDLAAVLSTLQEGEVLFLDEIHRMARPAEEMLYVAMEDFRVDVVVGKGPGATAIPIDIAPFTLVGATTRAGLLPAPLRDRFGFTAQMDFYRADELEHILRRSAGLLGVDLEDDAAVEIAGRSRGTPRIANRLLRRVRDYAEVHGDGHLTLGTARAALTLYEVDDQGLDRLDRAVLDALMRRFRGGPVGLSTLAVSVGEEPETVEVVAEPFLVRSGLIARTPRGRVATPEAWAHMGLTPPPDAAFGAGISDAAPVEPPDPS